Proteins encoded by one window of Chloroflexota bacterium:
- the pyk gene encoding pyruvate kinase has translation MLPQRTRIVCTLGPATDSDDMVRGLIRAGMDVARLNFSHGDHATHTARIARVRRLAREESATIALMGDLQGPKIRIGVLAQAPVMLVDGATFTLTTRVVEGNSEIASIDLPELPHAASPGDRILIDDGAIELRVLSKTDTDVVTQVVEGGELKSRKGVNLPNVPLQLSALTPKDRTDALFAVEQELDYLALSFVRRADDVLELRRLIAGQNAFIPIIAKIEKPEALDQIDAIIAVSDGVMVARGDLGVETPPEQVPIYQKTIIRKANAVGKPVITATQMLESMIANPRPTRAEASDVANAILDGTDAVMLSGETAAGKYPLQATEIMARIAQVTEERVRYRGMPRENRDASAGITDVIGNAVGDIAKQLNARLIIALTSSGHTARMISRHRAPTPILAVTSNERTQRRLALVWGVRCALLSHATSAEAIIAESLAAAMEQGLIEKGQIAVITAGVPAGIAGRTNMIQVRVAGEGE, from the coding sequence ATGCTACCACAACGCACCCGCATCGTTTGCACGCTGGGACCAGCGACCGATTCGGACGACATGGTGCGCGGCTTGATTCGCGCCGGGATGGACGTGGCGCGGCTGAATTTTTCGCACGGCGATCACGCGACGCACACCGCGCGCATCGCGCGTGTGCGCCGCCTCGCACGCGAAGAAAGCGCGACGATTGCGTTGATGGGCGATTTGCAAGGTCCGAAAATTCGCATCGGCGTGCTGGCGCAAGCACCGGTGATGCTGGTGGACGGCGCGACGTTCACGCTGACGACGCGTGTGGTCGAAGGCAACTCGGAAATCGCGAGCATTGATTTGCCGGAACTCCCGCACGCCGCGAGTCCGGGTGATCGCATTTTGATTGACGACGGCGCGATTGAACTGCGCGTCCTCTCCAAGACCGACACGGATGTAGTGACCCAGGTTGTTGAAGGCGGCGAGTTGAAATCGCGCAAAGGCGTCAACTTGCCGAACGTACCGCTGCAACTTTCCGCGCTAACACCCAAGGATCGAACGGACGCGCTGTTTGCGGTCGAGCAGGAACTGGACTATCTCGCGCTCTCGTTCGTGCGCCGCGCGGACGACGTGCTCGAATTGCGTCGGCTGATCGCGGGGCAGAACGCGTTCATTCCCATCATCGCGAAAATCGAAAAGCCGGAGGCGCTCGATCAAATTGACGCGATCATCGCCGTGAGCGATGGGGTGATGGTCGCGCGCGGCGACCTGGGTGTGGAGACGCCGCCGGAGCAAGTACCGATCTATCAAAAGACGATCATTCGCAAGGCGAACGCCGTCGGCAAGCCGGTGATTACCGCGACGCAGATGCTCGAATCTATGATCGCAAATCCGCGCCCGACGCGCGCGGAGGCGAGCGATGTGGCGAACGCGATCCTCGACGGCACGGACGCGGTGATGCTATCGGGCGAAACGGCGGCGGGCAAGTATCCGTTGCAAGCCACGGAAATCATGGCGCGCATCGCACAGGTGACGGAAGAGCGCGTGCGTTATCGCGGGATGCCGCGTGAGAATCGCGACGCGTCGGCGGGTATCACGGACGTGATCGGCAACGCGGTCGGCGACATCGCCAAGCAATTGAACGCGCGTCTCATCATCGCGCTCACGTCGAGCGGGCACACCGCGCGCATGATCTCGCGCCATCGCGCGCCCACGCCGATTCTCGCGGTCACGTCGAATGAGCGCACGCAACGACGGCTCGCGCTCGTGTGGGGCGTGCGCTGTGCGTTGCTCAGTCACGCGACCTCCGCCGAAGCCATCATCGCGGAAAGTCTCGCGGCGGCGATGGAGCAGGGCTTGATCGAGAAAGGACAGATCGCGGTCATCACCGCCGGCGTTCCCGCCGGTATTGCCGGGCGAACGAATATGATCCAGGTTCGCGTGGCAGGCGAAGGCGAATGA
- a CDS encoding zinc ribbon domain-containing protein produces the protein MPDLGALGPILQLVAAFFGAYLLAIWISLIVWTFRDVRSRSRDLFMQLLSVALVIIFNIPGLLLYFLLRPRETLAEQYERELSEEALLQDIEERQACPACQQKIKDDFLYCPNCHTKLKRRCDNCHRITSLRWNICPFCGAPATAPNLPPPP, from the coding sequence ATGCCTGATCTTGGTGCGTTGGGTCCGATTCTGCAACTCGTCGCCGCGTTCTTCGGCGCGTACCTGCTCGCGATTTGGATTAGTCTAATCGTGTGGACGTTCCGCGATGTGCGTTCGCGTTCGCGCGATCTGTTCATGCAACTCTTGTCGGTCGCGCTCGTCATCATCTTTAACATTCCTGGGTTGCTGTTGTACTTTTTGTTGCGCCCGCGCGAAACACTTGCGGAGCAGTACGAACGCGAGTTATCTGAAGAAGCGTTGCTCCAGGACATTGAAGAACGGCAGGCATGCCCGGCGTGTCAACAAAAAATCAAAGATGATTTTCTCTACTGCCCCAATTGCCACACCAAATTGAAACGCCGTTGTGACAACTGTCATCGCATCACGAGTCTGCGCTGGAACATTTGCCCATTTTGCGGCGCACCCGCAACTGCGCCGAATCTGCCACCGCCGCCGTAA
- a CDS encoding FTR1 family protein, with translation MVSALLITLREGLEAALIVGIVLGYLNKTGQRDRTPFAWAGVAAAAGLSALAALTMRFIGAELEEPFEQIFEGTTMWVAVAVLTWMIFWMRYQARFLKSDLERRVQTAVTRGQNWGVFTLAFVAVLREGVEMALFLAANAFAADGQGTLVGALLGLALATASGVLIYVYAVRLDVKLFFTVTSYLLIVFAAGLLAHGVHEFQEIGWLPILSTIAWDTKAWLSDQSPLGALLRALVGYNDNPTLLEVVSYLAYWVVVLQAVRWWTRRLATQLARA, from the coding sequence ATGGTTTCCGCATTGCTCATCACCCTGCGCGAAGGACTCGAAGCCGCGCTCATCGTCGGCATCGTGCTGGGGTACCTGAACAAGACCGGTCAACGCGACCGCACGCCGTTTGCATGGGCGGGCGTCGCCGCCGCCGCCGGGTTGAGCGCGCTCGCCGCGCTGACGATGCGTTTTATCGGCGCAGAATTGGAAGAACCGTTCGAGCAGATATTTGAAGGCACGACGATGTGGGTTGCCGTCGCCGTGTTGACGTGGATGATTTTTTGGATGCGCTACCAAGCGCGTTTTCTCAAGAGCGATCTGGAACGGCGCGTGCAGACGGCGGTGACACGGGGACAGAACTGGGGCGTGTTCACGCTCGCGTTCGTCGCTGTGTTGCGCGAGGGCGTCGAGATGGCGCTGTTCCTCGCGGCGAACGCGTTCGCGGCGGATGGGCAGGGTACGCTTGTTGGCGCGCTCCTGGGCTTGGCGCTCGCGACGGCGAGCGGTGTGTTGATCTATGTGTACGCGGTGCGGCTCGACGTGAAATTATTTTTCACCGTCACCAGCTATCTCTTGATCGTGTTTGCCGCGGGGTTGCTCGCGCATGGCGTTCACGAGTTTCAAGAAATCGGCTGGTTGCCCATTCTGAGTACGATTGCCTGGGACACCAAAGCGTGGTTGAGCGATCAATCGCCGCTCGGCGCGTTATTGCGCGCGTTGGTGGGCTACAACGACAACCCCACTTTGCTCGAAGTTGTGAGTTACCTCGCGTACTGGGTGGTCGTGCTGCAAGCCGTGCGCTGGTGGACGAGACGGTTGGCAACTCAACTCGCGCGCGCGTGA
- a CDS encoding ABC transporter permease subunit has protein sequence MATFIIARLTFLEALRRRILLAAFVLGVAFLILYGLGFHLMRNEAMPRAIETPRDALMSSGLNSFLVLAGLYAVNFLALAMGVLVSADTLAGEISSGTIQAVVTKPVHRAQIVLGKWLGFAGLLALYLVLMAGGVTAIAFLRAGYVAPNLLIGVALIYLAALFVMTLTLMCSSMLSTLATGGVIFGMYGLAFIGSWVEQFGAVLQNQGAINIGIISSLLMPSEALWRRAAFEMSPSVAQSLGFTFSGPMATISVPSPTMIGYASAYLAVTLAVAIRTFARRDL, from the coding sequence ATGGCGACGTTCATCATCGCGCGTCTCACCTTTCTCGAAGCGTTGCGTCGCCGCATTTTGCTCGCCGCGTTCGTGCTCGGCGTCGCGTTTCTAATTTTGTACGGCTTGGGGTTTCACTTGATGCGCAACGAGGCAATGCCGCGCGCCATCGAAACGCCGCGCGACGCGTTGATGTCGAGCGGGCTGAACAGTTTTCTCGTGCTTGCCGGGTTATACGCGGTGAATTTTCTCGCGCTTGCGATGGGCGTGCTCGTGTCGGCGGATACGCTTGCCGGAGAAATAAGTTCGGGGACGATTCAAGCGGTGGTGACCAAGCCGGTGCATCGCGCGCAAATCGTGCTGGGCAAATGGTTGGGTTTTGCCGGCTTGCTCGCGCTATATCTCGTGTTGATGGCAGGTGGCGTCACCGCGATTGCGTTTTTGCGCGCGGGCTATGTCGCGCCCAATTTGTTGATCGGCGTCGCGTTGATCTATCTCGCCGCGCTGTTCGTGATGACGCTGACCTTGATGTGCAGCAGTATGCTTTCAACGCTCGCGACCGGCGGCGTGATTTTTGGAATGTACGGTCTCGCGTTCATTGGCAGCTGGGTCGAGCAATTCGGCGCGGTGTTGCAGAACCAGGGCGCGATCAACATCGGCATCATTTCCAGTTTGCTGATGCCAAGCGAGGCGTTGTGGCGACGCGCCGCGTTTGAAATGTCGCCGTCCGTCGCCCAGTCGCTCGGGTTTACCTTCAGTGGTCCGATGGCAACCATCTCGGTGCCAAGCCCGACGATGATCGGGTACGCTTCCGCCTATCTCGCGGTCACGCTCGCCGTCGCGATTCGAACATTTGCGCGCCGCGATTTGTAG
- a CDS encoding RNA-binding protein: MEAKLYVGNLSYSTTEDDLRDLFAQAGTVKSVMVIKDRETGRSKGFGFVEMGTQEEAQNAITKFNASKFQDRALTVNLARPREEQPRGGFGGGGRRGGDRPRGGGGRRDREF; the protein is encoded by the coding sequence ATGGAAGCGAAATTGTACGTCGGTAATTTGTCGTACTCGACGACCGAGGACGATCTGCGCGATTTGTTCGCGCAAGCGGGCACCGTCAAGTCCGTGATGGTCATCAAGGATCGCGAAACCGGGCGATCCAAAGGATTCGGGTTCGTCGAGATGGGTACTCAGGAAGAAGCGCAAAACGCCATCACCAAGTTTAACGCTTCCAAATTCCAGGACCGCGCGCTGACGGTGAATCTCGCCCGTCCGCGCGAGGAACAGCCCCGCGGTGGATTCGGCGGCGGCGGCAGACGCGGTGGTGATCGCCCGCGTGGCGGCGGCGGACGCCGCGATCGCGAATTCTAA
- a CDS encoding metal-dependent transcriptional regulator has protein sequence MTTPTVEAYLEIIYMMAVEEQAVIGARLAESLHVSRPTVTATIKRMARDGLVKLNDRKEIAMTPRGQAVAERLQHRHRLVERWLTDVLGFDWAKCDAEAHRLEHAMSEEVAALLNKHLDYPTTCPHGNPIPGNAKSMAPAPKTFQLSGAKVGDKVSVTRISEYAENVAELLDYLGKQGIMPNARLGVDEIAPLRGPLTLRVGARTVAISREVASYVWVKKAE, from the coding sequence ATGACGACTCCAACTGTCGAAGCGTATCTTGAAATCATTTACATGATGGCAGTCGAAGAGCAAGCCGTGATCGGCGCGCGGCTGGCGGAATCGCTGCACGTTTCGCGTCCAACCGTCACGGCGACCATCAAGCGCATGGCGCGCGACGGTCTCGTCAAACTGAATGACCGTAAAGAAATCGCGATGACGCCGAGAGGACAAGCCGTCGCGGAACGTTTGCAACATCGGCATCGCCTCGTCGAACGCTGGCTGACCGACGTGCTCGGCTTCGACTGGGCAAAATGCGACGCCGAAGCGCACCGGCTCGAACACGCGATGTCGGAAGAAGTTGCCGCGTTGCTCAACAAGCATCTCGACTATCCGACGACGTGTCCGCACGGCAATCCGATTCCCGGTAATGCCAAGAGTATGGCGCCCGCGCCCAAGACCTTCCAACTCAGCGGCGCGAAAGTGGGCGACAAGGTAAGCGTGACGCGCATCTCGGAGTACGCCGAGAATGTCGCGGAACTGCTCGATTATTTAGGTAAGCAAGGCATCATGCCGAACGCGCGACTCGGCGTGGACGAGATCGCGCCATTGCGTGGACCGCTCACGTTGCGCGTTGGCGCGCGCACCGTGGCGATCAGCCGCGAAGTCGCCAGTTACGTTTGGGTGAAAAAGGCGGAGTGA
- a CDS encoding GAF domain-containing protein — translation MTTTENEKRLRAQLAVLREITRAISAVYSLDQILGLITRKTARVMDVDSCSIYLLDDDGKFLVLKATTGLATEAVGHARLKFGEGLTGHAAKIGKPVAASHASRDPHFKYLPETKEQAFQSLLAVPLISRGKIIGVLNVQTREGREYTPDDIELISIIADVAAGELEKAVLYDEVGGLKEALETRKLVERAKGILMKRHTIEEPDAFARIQLQARNARKSMREIAEAIILAEQV, via the coding sequence ATGACAACCACGGAAAACGAAAAACGCTTGCGCGCACAACTTGCCGTGTTGCGCGAAATCACCCGCGCGATTAGCGCGGTTTACTCGCTCGACCAGATCCTCGGGCTGATCACGCGCAAGACCGCGCGCGTGATGGACGTGGATTCGTGCTCCATCTACCTGCTCGACGACGACGGCAAATTCCTCGTGCTGAAAGCCACTACCGGTCTGGCGACCGAAGCGGTGGGGCACGCGCGGCTCAAGTTTGGCGAAGGGTTGACCGGGCACGCCGCCAAGATCGGCAAACCGGTCGCCGCAAGCCACGCCTCCCGCGATCCGCATTTCAAGTATCTGCCCGAAACGAAAGAGCAGGCGTTTCAATCACTCCTTGCTGTGCCGCTTATCTCGCGCGGCAAAATCATCGGCGTGCTGAACGTGCAAACACGCGAGGGGCGCGAGTACACGCCGGACGATATCGAACTGATTTCGATCATCGCGGATGTCGCCGCCGGCGAATTGGAAAAGGCGGTGCTCTACGACGAAGTCGGTGGGCTGAAGGAAGCGTTGGAGACGCGCAAGTTGGTCGAGCGCGCCAAAGGGATTTTGATGAAGCGGCACACGATCGAGGAGCCGGACGCGTTCGCGCGGATTCAACTCCAAGCGCGCAACGCGCGCAAGAGTATGCGCGAAATCGCGGAAGCGATTATCCTGGCAGAGCAAGTGTAA
- a CDS encoding PrsW family intramembrane metalloprotease, which translates to MEDTSLRIKHVLTGSPLRQPVYAVLFGIALIALLLLGAYNLLWPLYGGAPLILQTFITGAFVAIIVSIPAVAVVWYLDRREHEWPWLLLGAALWGAVVSASMSSLLGSALYGFFLRAAKQTGGTFMGMTADSVTTVFATPIVEEIIKGIAILILFWLLRADFDDLRDGLVYGAMVGLGFNAAQYAVNLLDAFVISGRPPYLGLGALQFVFLGVNGHFIYSALFGAGFGLSRQLHDARLKILAPLGGILLAILANILANSVGSYLINSIAFALTHERLSLVTTRGYIIWISTALATGVIHFWAYILLVIAVIRSEAWEVKTIREYLFSEVGVSVTPDEYVQIELDAPFQGRMVPGYPKKIATAILDAQDELAFRKWHVEHDGGDVEQDEMVQAWRAYIAQLRTRGRASAH; encoded by the coding sequence GTGGAAGACACATCACTGCGGATCAAGCATGTTTTAACCGGTTCCCCGTTACGCCAGCCCGTTTATGCCGTGCTGTTTGGAATTGCGCTCATCGCGCTGTTGTTGCTCGGCGCGTACAATTTGTTGTGGCCCCTGTACGGCGGTGCACCGCTGATTTTGCAAACGTTCATCACCGGCGCGTTTGTCGCGATCATCGTTTCGATTCCCGCGGTCGCGGTCGTGTGGTACCTGGATCGGCGCGAACACGAATGGCCCTGGCTGCTCCTCGGCGCAGCGCTGTGGGGCGCGGTCGTCAGCGCGAGCATGTCGTCCTTGCTGGGTAGCGCCTTGTATGGCTTTTTCTTGCGCGCGGCGAAGCAAACCGGCGGCACGTTTATGGGCATGACAGCAGACTCGGTCACGACCGTTTTTGCGACGCCGATTGTCGAAGAGATTATCAAAGGCATCGCGATCCTGATTTTGTTCTGGCTCTTGCGCGCGGACTTTGACGATTTGCGCGACGGCTTGGTCTATGGCGCGATGGTCGGGCTGGGTTTCAACGCGGCGCAGTACGCGGTCAATCTGCTCGATGCGTTCGTCATAAGCGGTCGCCCGCCGTACCTGGGTCTCGGCGCGTTGCAATTTGTCTTCCTCGGCGTCAACGGACATTTTATTTACAGCGCGCTCTTCGGCGCGGGGTTCGGTCTTTCGCGCCAGCTGCACGATGCGCGCTTGAAAATTCTCGCGCCGCTCGGCGGCATTCTGCTGGCGATCCTCGCGAATATCCTCGCGAATTCGGTCGGCTCGTACTTGATCAACAGCATCGCATTCGCGCTTACCCACGAACGACTTTCGCTCGTGACAACACGCGGTTACATTATTTGGATTTCGACCGCGCTCGCTACAGGGGTCATCCACTTTTGGGCGTACATTCTTCTCGTCATCGCGGTGATTCGCAGTGAAGCGTGGGAAGTGAAAACAATTCGCGAATACTTGTTCAGCGAAGTCGGCGTTTCGGTGACGCCGGACGAATACGTGCAAATCGAACTCGACGCGCCGTTCCAAGGTCGCATGGTGCCGGGTTATCCGAAGAAGATCGCAACGGCGATTCTCGATGCGCAAGACGAATTGGCGTTTCGCAAGTGGCACGTCGAACACGATGGTGGGGATGTGGAGCAGGACGAGATGGTGCAAGCGTGGCGCGCGTACATCGCGCAGTTACGCACGCGAGGCAGGGCGTCCGCGCACTAG
- a CDS encoding DnaD domain protein, which yields MKKFSGFPDGKVAVTPLPNLFFSELLPSMDDLAELKVTLHIFWLMAEPNRRAKPVTASELRGDRTLMQSLAAIGDAQDALTRGLDAAVERGTLLCGDVDDPVYFANTQAGRRAYEKFESQVETIRAEPAPIQERPNIFSLYEQNVGLLTPIIADELKDAEKQYSAEWIADAIKIAVEHNKRNWRYIAKILARWHAEGRAGESKKRKRWYGDEYGKYINR from the coding sequence ATGAAAAAATTCTCTGGCTTTCCCGATGGCAAGGTGGCGGTAACGCCACTGCCGAATCTATTTTTCAGCGAACTGCTCCCGTCGATGGACGACCTTGCCGAGTTGAAAGTGACGCTGCATATTTTCTGGTTGATGGCTGAACCCAATCGTCGCGCCAAGCCCGTGACTGCAAGCGAGTTGCGCGGCGACCGCACGTTGATGCAATCGCTCGCGGCAATCGGCGACGCTCAAGACGCGTTAACACGCGGACTCGACGCGGCGGTAGAGCGCGGGACGTTGTTGTGCGGGGACGTGGACGACCCAGTGTATTTTGCCAACACGCAAGCCGGGCGTCGCGCGTACGAAAAATTCGAGAGTCAGGTTGAAACAATACGCGCGGAACCCGCGCCCATCCAAGAACGTCCGAATATCTTTTCGTTGTATGAACAAAACGTCGGTCTGCTGACGCCGATCATCGCGGACGAGTTGAAGGACGCGGAAAAGCAGTACTCGGCGGAGTGGATCGCGGACGCGATCAAAATCGCGGTCGAGCACAACAAACGCAATTGGCGTTACATCGCAAAAATTCTCGCGCGCTGGCACGCAGAAGGGCGCGCGGGCGAATCGAAGAAACGGAAACGTTGGTATGGCGATGAATACGGTAAATATATCAACCGATAA
- the dnaB gene encoding replicative DNA helicase, translated as MNATPDKLVPHNLEAERAVIGGLLIDPDAIIKTAPIVKSEDFYLEKHAWIFDAILALHERREPIDFLSVVTELDRRGKLNDVGGAAYITALINAVPTAVHIEHYAHLVERISTQRKLISAAGHIAGMAYEGVEDVDTLIDRAEESIFAVAQRRMSRDMVPIRIAVDRFLDQLDYVQKHQGEILGVPSGFVDLDRLLGGFQPSDLIIIAGRPGSGKTSFGLSVMQNAARKHHKRIALFSLEMSAEQLVQRLVSSMAVIDSQSLRLGRITDEEYPKLVEATGELSETQIFIDDSAALTPIEIRAKARRLKSEFGLDMLIVDYLQLMTVRGRIENRVQEIAMISRQLKELARELHVPVIAMSQLSRAVESRDDHRPQLADLRESGSIEQDADVVMFIFREKTYYPTIEKWQAKHPNKPYPDKIAELIVAKHRHGPTKDLQLLFIEEQAKFENLLVDSRGGEPL; from the coding sequence ATGAATGCGACGCCGGATAAGCTGGTGCCGCATAACCTCGAAGCAGAACGGGCGGTTATCGGCGGCTTATTGATTGATCCGGACGCGATTATCAAAACCGCGCCCATCGTCAAGAGCGAGGATTTTTATCTCGAAAAGCACGCGTGGATTTTCGACGCGATCCTCGCGCTGCACGAACGCCGCGAGCCGATTGACTTTTTGAGCGTCGTCACCGAACTCGACCGGCGCGGCAAACTCAACGATGTCGGCGGCGCGGCGTACATCACCGCACTGATTAACGCGGTGCCGACTGCAGTGCACATCGAGCATTACGCGCACTTGGTCGAGCGCATCTCGACGCAACGCAAACTCATTTCGGCGGCGGGGCACATCGCCGGGATGGCGTACGAAGGCGTCGAAGATGTGGACACGCTGATTGATCGCGCGGAAGAATCCATCTTTGCGGTCGCGCAGCGGCGCATGAGCCGCGATATGGTCCCCATCCGCATCGCGGTGGATCGTTTCCTCGATCAACTCGATTACGTGCAAAAGCACCAGGGCGAAATCCTGGGTGTGCCGAGCGGGTTCGTTGACCTCGATCGTTTGCTCGGCGGATTCCAGCCCTCCGATCTCATCATCATCGCGGGACGACCTGGGTCGGGTAAAACATCGTTCGGGTTGTCGGTGATGCAGAACGCCGCGCGCAAACACCACAAACGCATCGCGCTGTTCTCGCTCGAAATGTCGGCGGAGCAGTTGGTGCAACGACTCGTGTCGTCCATGGCGGTGATTGATTCGCAATCGCTACGGCTCGGCAGAATCACCGACGAAGAGTACCCCAAACTTGTCGAGGCGACCGGCGAACTTTCCGAGACCCAGATTTTTATTGACGATAGCGCCGCGCTGACGCCGATTGAAATTCGCGCCAAAGCGCGTCGTTTGAAATCTGAATTCGGTCTCGATATGTTGATTGTGGACTATTTGCAATTGATGACCGTGCGCGGGCGCATCGAAAATCGCGTCCAGGAAATCGCGATGATTTCGCGCCAGTTGAAAGAACTCGCCCGCGAGTTGCACGTGCCGGTGATCGCCATGTCACAACTCTCGCGCGCGGTCGAATCACGCGACGACCATCGTCCGCAGTTGGCGGATTTACGTGAATCTGGCTCGATCGAGCAGGACGCGGACGTCGTCATGTTCATCTTTCGCGAAAAAACGTACTATCCAACGATTGAAAAATGGCAAGCCAAGCATCCGAACAAACCGTACCCCGACAAGATCGCCGAACTCATCGTCGCCAAGCATCGTCACGGTCCGACCAAGGATTTGCAATTGTTGTTCATCGAAGAGCAAGCCAAGTTTGAAAACCTGCTCGTGGACTCGCGTGGCGGCGAGCCGTTGTAA
- a CDS encoding BrnA antitoxin family protein, translating into MKRSRTLNKSLTDWVRLDAQSDEDIDLSDIPEITPEMFARAVVRRGLKPIPSKAQVTLRLDRDVLSWFKTQGRGYQTRINSLLRAYMEAHGSQHSKTNLRERKIHAARKQNARGLSATPRR; encoded by the coding sequence ATGAAGAGATCGCGTACTTTGAACAAATCACTGACCGATTGGGTGCGACTCGACGCGCAAAGCGACGAAGACATTGACTTGTCTGACATTCCGGAAATTACTCCAGAAATGTTCGCGCGCGCGGTGGTGCGTCGTGGGCTAAAACCTATCCCTAGCAAGGCGCAAGTCACGCTTCGGCTTGATCGGGATGTGCTGTCATGGTTCAAGACCCAAGGGCGCGGGTATCAGACGCGGATTAACTCTCTGCTCAGAGCGTATATGGAAGCGCATGGATCCCAGCATTCCAAAACAAATTTGCGCGAACGGAAAATACATGCTGCCCGAAAACAGAACGCGCGCGGCTTGTCAGCCACACCACGTCGCTAA
- a CDS encoding bifunctional nuclease family protein has protein sequence MEDKLILVPVTIDSIRVSLVSPHRIVVLKDEDERFLPIWIGPFEAEAINIALQGTQPGRPLTHDLFKSLIGEVGGKAERIVVADLREDTFYARIVMKVNGRDIELDARPSDAIAIAVRMQLPIFVADQVMATASIRASESEAPAEKESEESLDAFRDLLEDLDLDGLGKGENKPKED, from the coding sequence ATGGAAGACAAATTGATTCTAGTTCCCGTCACGATAGACAGCATTCGGGTGAGTCTCGTTTCGCCGCATCGCATCGTGGTGCTCAAAGACGAAGACGAACGCTTTCTCCCGATTTGGATCGGACCGTTTGAAGCCGAAGCGATCAATATCGCGTTGCAAGGCACCCAGCCCGGCAGACCGTTGACGCATGATTTGTTCAAGTCGTTGATCGGCGAGGTGGGCGGCAAGGCGGAACGTATCGTCGTCGCGGATTTGCGCGAGGATACGTTTTACGCGCGCATTGTGATGAAAGTGAACGGGCGCGACATCGAATTGGATGCGCGACCGAGCGACGCGATTGCGATTGCGGTGCGAATGCAATTGCCGATCTTTGTCGCCGATCAAGTGATGGCAACCGCCTCGATTCGCGCGAGCGAAAGCGAAGCGCCGGCGGAAAAAGAATCTGAAGAAAGTCTGGATGCCTTTCGCGATTTGCTCGAAGACCTCGACCTCGATGGTCTGGGCAAGGGCGAGAACAAGCCCAAAGAAGATTGA
- a CDS encoding ABC transporter ATP-binding protein: protein MTQFAIETTILRKEFGTNIAVRGLTLQVEQGEVFGFLGPNGAGKTTSIKMLLGLVTPTTGRATLLGAPLGNRAMRAQMGFLPEHFRFHEWLTAREFLDIHGQLYGMAAARLKTRMAELLDLVGLTPFRDKQLRTFSKGMLQRIGLAQALLNDPKLVFLDEPTSGLDPVGRRLVRDIIRDLRARGTTVFLNSHLLSEVEITCDRVAFIKHGEVVTVRELKTLVGDRGAIHVELRASGLTPEILAGLSEWGSDIRADGEHVTLTVQDDAAVPDMARYLVARDVKIYALTPQKLSLEDLFIQIVGTDGGL, encoded by the coding sequence ATGACTCAATTCGCTATCGAAACCACAATCCTCCGCAAAGAATTTGGTACGAACATTGCCGTACGCGGACTCACCTTGCAAGTCGAGCAGGGTGAGGTTTTTGGTTTTCTCGGACCGAATGGCGCGGGCAAAACCACTTCGATCAAAATGCTCCTGGGTCTCGTCACACCGACGACGGGACGCGCGACCTTGCTCGGCGCGCCGCTGGGCAATCGCGCCATGCGCGCGCAAATGGGTTTTCTGCCGGAGCATTTTCGTTTTCACGAGTGGCTGACCGCGCGCGAGTTTCTAGATATTCACGGACAACTCTATGGTATGGCTGCCGCGCGTCTCAAAACGCGAATGGCGGAACTGCTCGACCTGGTTGGGCTGACGCCGTTTCGCGACAAGCAACTGCGAACCTTTTCGAAAGGGATGTTGCAACGCATCGGACTCGCGCAAGCATTGTTGAACGACCCGAAACTCGTGTTCCTCGACGAGCCGACTTCGGGACTCGACCCGGTCGGTCGGCGTTTGGTGCGCGATATTATTCGCGATTTACGTGCGCGCGGTACGACCGTGTTTCTCAACTCGCACTTACTTAGCGAAGTCGAAATCACGTGCGACCGCGTCGCGTTCATCAAGCACGGCGAGGTTGTCACGGTGCGCGAACTCAAAACGCTCGTAGGCGACCGCGGCGCGATTCACGTCGAACTGCGCGCGAGCGGGCTGACGCCGGAAATCCTGGCGGGGTTGTCGGAGTGGGGAAGCGACATTCGCGCGGACGGCGAGCACGTGACGCTGACCGTCCAAGATGACGCGGCAGTGCCGGACATGGCGCGGTATCTCGTCGCGCGCGATGTCAAGATTTACGCGCTGACGCCGCAAAAATTGTCGCTCGAAGATTTGTTCATTCAAATCGTCGGCACGGACGGAGGGCTGTGA